A genomic window from Mesosutterella faecium includes:
- the kdpC gene encoding potassium-transporting ATPase subunit KdpC — MLKALKNALLSFLMLGAVCGVLYPVLVTVAAQYWFPEQANGSLVYRNGVPVGSALIAQDWSEARYFHGRPSASPGGPNNAMVSGGSNEGPASVWLLEKVQERAADQRRDNPGAKGPVPQDLVTASGSGLDPHITVEAALWQVQRVARARRVPPAKIRRLVKDCTEKPLLHFLGEKRVNVLRINLELDRLYPAAEPARGKAARGRTKRGAARR; from the coding sequence ATGCTGAAGGCTTTGAAAAACGCGCTCCTGTCCTTCCTGATGCTCGGGGCGGTCTGCGGCGTGCTCTATCCGGTCCTCGTCACCGTGGCGGCCCAGTACTGGTTCCCGGAGCAGGCGAACGGCTCGCTCGTCTACAGGAACGGCGTTCCGGTGGGCAGCGCCCTGATCGCGCAGGACTGGAGCGAGGCGCGCTATTTCCACGGGCGCCCGAGCGCGAGCCCCGGCGGGCCGAACAACGCCATGGTCTCGGGCGGCAGCAACGAGGGGCCCGCGAGCGTGTGGCTGCTCGAGAAGGTGCAGGAGCGCGCCGCCGACCAGCGCAGGGACAACCCCGGGGCGAAAGGCCCCGTGCCCCAGGACCTGGTCACCGCCTCGGGCTCGGGGCTCGATCCCCACATCACCGTCGAGGCCGCGCTCTGGCAGGTTCAGCGCGTCGCCCGCGCGAGGCGCGTTCCGCCCGCAAAGATCCGCCGGCTCGTGAAGGACTGCACGGAAAAGCCTCTGCTGCATTTCCTGGGCGAAAAGCGGGTGAACGTGCTGCGGATCAACCTGGAGCTTGACCGGCTTTACCCCGCCGCGGAGCCCGCCCGCGGCAAGGCCGCGCGGGGCAGGACGAAGCGGGGCGCCGCAAGGCGCTGA
- the purM gene encoding phosphoribosylformylglycinamidine cyclo-ligase, which produces MTQLSYDAAGVSIDNGDELVERIKPFAKRTLIPGVLGSIGGFGALFEISRDYREPVLVTGTDGVGTKLMLAFRLNRHDTVGQDLVAMSVNDVLVQGAKNVFFLDYFSCGKLDVDIAERVVKGVARGCELAGCALIGGETAEMPGMYPEGEYDLAGFAVGVVEKSKIIDGSAVKPGDAVLGLASSGPHSNGFSLIRKVVEVSGADWNMPFDGATLADRLMEPTRIYCKSVMKVLEQVPVHAMAHITGGGLVENVPRVIPQHSQVVIHRDAWKRPAIFDWLQQQGGIADDEMLRVFNNGIGMVVVVPAEAKDAARAAFEREGEKVYELGEVVPRRDPKDPGCIVI; this is translated from the coding sequence ATGACACAACTTTCGTACGATGCCGCCGGCGTTTCCATCGACAACGGCGATGAACTGGTCGAACGCATCAAGCCTTTCGCAAAGCGCACCCTGATTCCGGGAGTCCTCGGCTCCATCGGGGGCTTCGGCGCGCTTTTTGAAATCAGCAGAGACTACAGGGAGCCGGTGCTCGTGACCGGCACGGACGGCGTCGGCACGAAGCTGATGCTCGCGTTCCGGCTGAACCGCCACGACACCGTGGGCCAGGACCTGGTCGCCATGAGCGTGAACGACGTGCTGGTGCAGGGCGCGAAGAACGTCTTTTTCCTCGACTACTTCTCCTGCGGGAAGCTCGACGTCGACATCGCCGAGCGCGTGGTGAAGGGCGTCGCCCGGGGCTGCGAGCTCGCGGGCTGCGCGCTCATCGGCGGGGAGACGGCCGAGATGCCGGGCATGTACCCCGAGGGCGAGTACGACCTCGCGGGCTTCGCCGTGGGCGTGGTGGAGAAGTCGAAGATCATCGACGGCTCGGCCGTGAAGCCGGGCGACGCCGTGCTCGGGCTGGCCTCCTCCGGCCCGCACAGCAACGGCTTCTCCCTCATCCGCAAGGTGGTCGAGGTAAGCGGCGCGGACTGGAACATGCCCTTTGACGGAGCGACCCTCGCCGACCGGCTGATGGAGCCCACGCGCATTTACTGCAAGTCCGTGATGAAGGTGCTCGAGCAGGTGCCGGTGCACGCGATGGCCCACATCACGGGCGGCGGCCTCGTCGAAAACGTTCCGCGCGTCATCCCGCAGCACAGCCAGGTGGTGATCCACCGCGACGCCTGGAAGCGGCCGGCGATCTTCGACTGGCTGCAGCAGCAGGGCGGCATCGCCGACGATGAGATGCTGCGCGTCTTCAACAACGGCATCGGCATGGTGGTGGTCGTCCCCGCCGAGGCGAAGGACGCCGCCCGGGCCGCCTTCGAGCGCGAGGGCGAAAAGGTCTACGAGCTGGGCGAAGTCGTCCCCCGCCGCGATCCGAAGGATCCCGGCTGCATCGTGATCTGA
- the kdpA gene encoding potassium-transporting ATPase subunit KdpA — MKLSAVFLLLGVFAVIFTASVPLGLYMDAVFSGRLAGRFAWMRRVEGVFLFPLGESGRRPMDWHEYCLSLIALTVVGTVAAYLIFRFQDLLPLNPLHYPGLSPDLAFNAAVSFSTSTTWQSFAGESTMSLLSQTVGLTVLVFLSSSIGVVAAFAFARGLVQSREPSLGNAWQDMVRCVLWLMVPSAFLVSLLFVSQGCVQTDQAMITLKTLEGATQHIAVGPAASQEALRLLTVTGGSFFNANSAHPFATPTAFICLVQIVMMLLMASSLVFAYGRMTGNVREGFSILFGMALVFTAAFLLIAWSEGRANPLITAQGVSPGFGNMEGKEVRLGTMLTSLFSATSAASSAGSAAGSYDSMLPLGGGVVLWLIELGDVVFGGARSGLYTMLGLAIVAVFVLGMLIGRTPRYIGKKIDAYDMKMVCVALLVPAICTLIGTAVACVTEAGTNAVTSSGPHGFTEILFAFSSVSNNNGAAFGGLAANSPFYNTALGICMWVSRLFTMTALLAVAGNMASKPRVTHSAQGISTDGPVFSLIFILVAVVISIITYLPALSLGPVVEGIRLFWGGA; from the coding sequence ATGAAACTTTCCGCGGTCTTCCTGTTGCTCGGGGTCTTCGCGGTGATCTTCACCGCGAGCGTGCCTCTCGGCCTGTACATGGACGCGGTGTTCAGCGGCAGGCTCGCGGGGCGCTTTGCCTGGATGCGCCGCGTGGAGGGCGTCTTTCTCTTTCCGCTGGGCGAGAGCGGGCGCAGGCCGATGGACTGGCACGAGTACTGCCTGTCGCTCATCGCGCTCACCGTCGTGGGGACGGTGGCCGCCTACCTCATCTTCCGCTTCCAGGACCTCCTGCCCCTCAACCCCCTGCACTATCCGGGGCTCTCGCCCGACCTCGCCTTCAACGCGGCCGTGTCCTTCTCCACGAGCACGACCTGGCAGTCCTTCGCGGGCGAGAGCACGATGAGCCTGCTCTCGCAGACCGTGGGGCTCACGGTGCTCGTGTTCCTGTCGTCCTCGATCGGCGTGGTCGCCGCGTTTGCCTTCGCGCGGGGGCTCGTGCAGAGCCGCGAGCCCTCGCTCGGCAACGCCTGGCAGGACATGGTGCGCTGCGTGCTCTGGCTCATGGTGCCCTCGGCGTTTCTCGTCTCGCTGCTTTTCGTCTCCCAGGGCTGCGTGCAGACCGACCAGGCCATGATCACCCTGAAGACGCTCGAGGGGGCGACGCAGCACATCGCGGTGGGCCCCGCGGCCTCGCAGGAGGCGCTGCGGCTGCTCACCGTGACCGGCGGCAGCTTCTTCAACGCGAACTCCGCCCACCCGTTCGCGACGCCCACCGCCTTCATCTGCCTCGTGCAGATCGTCATGATGCTGCTCATGGCGAGCAGCCTCGTGTTCGCCTACGGGCGCATGACGGGCAACGTGCGCGAGGGCTTTTCCATCCTTTTCGGCATGGCGCTCGTCTTCACCGCGGCGTTCCTGCTCATCGCCTGGTCGGAGGGGCGCGCCAATCCCCTCATCACCGCGCAGGGCGTCTCGCCCGGCTTCGGCAACATGGAGGGCAAGGAGGTGCGGCTCGGGACGATGCTCACCTCGCTGTTCTCCGCGACCTCGGCGGCGAGCTCCGCGGGTTCGGCCGCCGGCTCCTACGACTCGATGCTGCCGCTGGGCGGCGGGGTCGTGCTCTGGCTGATCGAGCTGGGCGACGTGGTCTTCGGGGGCGCCCGCTCCGGCCTTTACACGATGCTCGGGCTCGCCATCGTCGCGGTTTTCGTGCTGGGCATGCTCATCGGGCGCACGCCCCGCTACATCGGCAAGAAGATCGACGCCTACGACATGAAGATGGTGTGCGTGGCGCTGCTCGTGCCGGCGATCTGCACGCTCATCGGCACCGCGGTGGCCTGCGTGACCGAGGCCGGCACGAACGCCGTGACCTCCTCCGGCCCGCACGGCTTCACCGAGATCCTCTTTGCCTTCTCCTCGGTTTCGAACAACAACGGGGCCGCCTTCGGCGGGCTCGCGGCGAACTCGCCCTTCTACAACACGGCGCTCGGCATCTGCATGTGGGTGAGCCGCCTTTTCACGATGACCGCGCTGCTCGCCGTGGCAGGCAACATGGCCTCCAAGCCCCGGGTGACCCATTCCGCCCAGGGCATCAGCACCGACGGCCCGGTCTTCTCCCTCATTTTCATCCTGGTCGCCGTGGTGATCTCGATCATCACCTACCTGCCCGCGCTCTCGCTCGGGCCGGTGGTCGAGGGCATCCGGCTTTTCTGGGGAGGAGCCTGA
- the pcnB gene encoding polynucleotide adenylyltransferase PcnB, protein MAVFQTFVRKVRNMLGVTAGTQVQKTPRIIPASVHGIDPKLVAWQAIRTCEALQRRGFKAYIVGGAVRDMLLGVTPKDFDVATDATPEQVKACERRAIIIGRRFKLVHVIFGREVIECATFRSLDTQGVRKDENGRVISDNIYGEMWEDAARRDFTINSLYYNPATQEILDYHNGYEDLRAKCLRIIGDPEVRYREDPVRMMRAVRIASKLGFRIDEETRRPIPKMAPLLKNVPDARLFDEIIKLLTSGHALACIREFKREGLHHGLLPVLDLMDTASEGEKFLMLALQRTDERINAGKKTSPAFLFATLLWPQTLKRWNSFIAKGESRPQALYDASGLVLDSQCRDLTIQRRYIADIRLIWMLQYRFERRYGKAPFGLVEHPKYRAAYDFMMLRAQIGQVPIEVVQWWKNFYEADEQERHALVAEAEKEARRAGSAKRRASPLQPAEAASLALNPQPGQGPIPRPQGEEAGDAAGGRRRLRGPRRRRSRAKAPEAPTTFFVPPESDRKLTRQQRPYRPAKADPDVREG, encoded by the coding sequence ATGGCAGTTTTTCAGACTTTTGTACGCAAGGTAAGGAACATGCTCGGCGTGACGGCCGGCACGCAGGTTCAGAAGACTCCGAGGATCATTCCGGCCTCGGTCCACGGCATCGACCCGAAGCTCGTCGCCTGGCAGGCGATACGGACCTGCGAGGCGCTGCAGCGGCGCGGCTTCAAGGCCTACATCGTCGGCGGCGCGGTCCGCGACATGCTGCTCGGGGTGACGCCGAAGGACTTCGACGTCGCCACCGACGCGACGCCCGAGCAGGTGAAGGCCTGCGAGCGGCGCGCGATCATCATCGGCCGGCGCTTCAAGCTCGTGCATGTGATTTTCGGCCGCGAGGTGATTGAATGCGCGACCTTCCGCTCGCTCGACACCCAGGGCGTGCGCAAGGACGAGAACGGGCGCGTGATCTCCGACAACATCTACGGCGAGATGTGGGAGGACGCGGCCCGCCGCGACTTCACGATCAACTCGCTCTACTACAACCCCGCCACCCAGGAGATCCTCGATTACCACAACGGCTACGAGGATCTTCGCGCGAAGTGCCTGCGCATCATCGGCGACCCCGAGGTGCGCTACCGCGAGGACCCGGTGAGGATGATGCGGGCGGTGCGCATCGCCTCGAAGCTCGGCTTCCGCATCGACGAGGAGACGCGGCGCCCCATCCCGAAGATGGCCCCGCTGCTCAAGAACGTGCCCGACGCGCGGCTCTTTGACGAAATCATCAAGCTGCTCACGAGCGGCCACGCCCTGGCCTGCATCAGGGAGTTCAAGCGCGAGGGGCTGCACCACGGGCTGCTGCCGGTGCTCGACCTGATGGACACCGCCTCCGAGGGCGAGAAATTCCTGATGCTCGCTCTCCAGAGGACCGACGAGCGCATCAATGCGGGCAAGAAAACCTCGCCCGCCTTCCTTTTTGCGACGCTGCTGTGGCCGCAGACGCTCAAGCGCTGGAACTCCTTCATCGCCAAGGGCGAGAGCCGCCCCCAGGCGCTCTACGACGCGAGCGGGCTCGTGCTTGACAGCCAGTGCCGCGACCTCACGATCCAGCGCCGCTACATCGCCGACATCCGCCTCATCTGGATGCTGCAGTACCGCTTCGAGCGCCGCTACGGCAAGGCGCCCTTCGGGCTGGTCGAGCACCCCAAGTACCGCGCGGCCTACGACTTCATGATGCTGCGTGCGCAGATCGGCCAGGTCCCGATCGAGGTCGTGCAGTGGTGGAAGAACTTCTACGAGGCCGACGAGCAGGAACGCCACGCGCTGGTCGCGGAGGCCGAAAAGGAGGCCCGCAGGGCCGGCTCCGCAAAGCGGCGGGCCTCGCCCCTGCAGCCCGCCGAGGCCGCCTCCCTCGCCCTCAATCCGCAGCCCGGCCAGGGGCCGATCCCGCGCCCGCAGGGCGAGGAAGCCGGGGACGCGGCCGGGGGCCGCAGGCGCCTGCGCGGCCCGAGGCGGCGCCGCAGCCGCGCGAAGGCCCCCGAGGCCCCGACCACGTTTTTCGTGCCGCCGGAATCCGACCGGAAGCTCACGCGCCAGCAGCGCCCCTACCGGCCGGCCAAGGCCGATCCGGACGTGAGGGAGGGCTGA
- a CDS encoding potassium-transporting ATPase subunit F: MTDPAWILWLGGIAAALVLIYLLAVLFNAELLD, translated from the coding sequence ATGACTGACCCGGCCTGGATCCTGTGGCTGGGGGGCATCGCCGCAGCGCTCGTGCTGATCTACCTCCTTGCCGTGCTGTTCAACGCGGAGCTGCTTGACTGA
- the kdpB gene encoding potassium-transporting ATPase subunit KdpB has protein sequence MQEEDRDAARLLRRRLFTPKLVLQCLGLALYRLNPVAVMRNPVMFVVWTAAVVVTILAVYEWIFPTPVPEGHLSETFFAFSLAVWLWIIIWLGNFSEALAEERGRAQATALRGTRSEILAKRIRSVSEAASPELVLAENLKKGDLLLIEPGDIIPADAEVIEGVAAVDESAVTGESAPVVREPREGSNLVVGGTRVLSDRLIARVSVDQGDSFLDKMISMVDGSSRRRTPNEVALTILLTSMTVILLLSCSTLVPFSFYATNHGGHGLPVRVITAVAFLVCVIPTTIAGLLSTIGVAGMSRMMKANVIAMSGRAVEASGDVDVLLLDKTGTITVGNREAIAFLPSPGVTVLELAEAAAAASIADETPEGRSIVRLARERYNVKHDVNFYKGAKFFAFSAQTRMSGIDFEGSRIRKGSMDAIAQWLQGMGAAVPPEIAQKSVSAARRGSTPLIVADNDRVLGIVELKDVVKRGIRDRFKRLREMGIRTVMLTGDNKYTAAAIAAEAGVDDFIGDANPEDKLTIIRRLQSEGRLVAMSGDGTNDAPALAMADVAVAMGNGTQAAKEAGNMIDLDSNPTKLLDIIDIGKQMMLTRGAITIFAVSNVIAEYFAIIPAAFSVTYPELEVLNFLHLASPVSAVLSTVIFNALVMFLLIPVAIRGVSTRAASPMKLLRRNVIVFGLGGLAVPFVLIKAIDLVLFYMGLY, from the coding sequence ATGCAGGAAGAAGACCGCGATGCCGCCAGGCTGCTGCGAAGGCGGCTTTTCACTCCGAAGCTCGTGCTCCAGTGCCTCGGGCTCGCCCTCTACAGGCTCAACCCCGTGGCGGTCATGCGCAACCCGGTCATGTTCGTCGTCTGGACGGCGGCCGTGGTGGTCACGATCCTCGCCGTCTACGAGTGGATCTTCCCCACCCCCGTGCCCGAGGGGCATCTGAGCGAGACCTTCTTCGCGTTCTCGCTCGCGGTCTGGCTCTGGATCATCATCTGGCTCGGCAATTTCTCCGAGGCGCTCGCCGAGGAGCGCGGGCGGGCGCAGGCCACCGCCCTGCGCGGCACCCGCAGCGAAATCCTCGCCAAGCGCATCCGCTCGGTCTCCGAGGCCGCCTCGCCTGAGCTCGTGCTCGCGGAGAACCTGAAGAAGGGCGACCTGCTGCTCATCGAGCCCGGGGACATCATCCCGGCCGACGCGGAGGTGATCGAGGGCGTCGCCGCAGTCGACGAGTCGGCCGTGACCGGCGAGTCCGCCCCGGTCGTGCGCGAGCCCCGCGAGGGCTCGAACCTCGTCGTGGGCGGCACCCGGGTGCTCTCCGACCGGCTGATCGCGCGCGTGAGCGTCGACCAGGGCGACTCGTTCCTCGACAAGATGATCTCGATGGTGGACGGCTCGAGCAGGAGGCGCACCCCCAACGAGGTCGCGCTCACGATCCTGCTCACCTCGATGACGGTGATCCTGCTGCTGTCGTGCTCGACGCTGGTGCCCTTTTCCTTTTACGCGACGAACCACGGGGGGCACGGGCTGCCGGTGCGGGTCATCACCGCGGTCGCCTTCCTCGTGTGCGTGATCCCGACTACGATCGCGGGACTGCTCTCGACCATCGGCGTGGCAGGCATGAGCCGCATGATGAAGGCGAACGTCATCGCGATGTCGGGCCGGGCGGTGGAGGCTTCGGGCGACGTGGACGTGCTGCTGCTCGACAAGACCGGGACGATCACGGTGGGAAACCGCGAGGCGATCGCCTTTCTTCCCAGCCCGGGGGTGACCGTGCTCGAGCTGGCGGAGGCCGCGGCGGCCGCCTCGATTGCCGACGAGACGCCGGAGGGGCGCTCGATCGTGAGGCTCGCGCGCGAGCGCTACAACGTGAAGCACGACGTCAATTTTTACAAGGGCGCGAAATTCTTCGCCTTCAGCGCCCAGACGCGCATGTCGGGCATTGACTTCGAGGGCAGCAGGATCCGCAAGGGCTCGATGGACGCCATAGCGCAGTGGCTGCAGGGCATGGGCGCCGCGGTTCCGCCCGAGATCGCCCAGAAGTCGGTCTCCGCCGCCCGGCGCGGGTCCACCCCGCTTATCGTGGCCGACAACGACCGGGTGCTCGGCATCGTGGAGCTCAAGGACGTGGTGAAGAGGGGGATCCGCGACCGCTTCAAGCGCCTGCGCGAGATGGGCATCCGCACGGTGATGCTCACCGGCGACAACAAGTACACCGCCGCGGCCATCGCCGCAGAGGCGGGCGTCGACGACTTCATCGGGGACGCGAACCCCGAGGACAAGCTCACCATCATCCGCCGCCTGCAGTCCGAAGGCAGGCTCGTCGCCATGAGCGGCGACGGCACCAACGACGCGCCGGCGCTCGCGATGGCCGACGTGGCGGTGGCGATGGGCAACGGCACCCAGGCGGCCAAGGAGGCGGGCAACATGATCGACCTCGACTCCAATCCCACGAAGCTGCTCGACATCATCGACATCGGCAAGCAGATGATGCTCACCCGCGGGGCGATCACGATATTCGCCGTGAGCAACGTGATCGCCGAATACTTCGCGATCATTCCGGCTGCGTTTTCCGTGACCTACCCGGAGCTCGAGGTGCTCAACTTCCTGCACCTCGCCTCGCCCGTGAGCGCGGTGCTCTCGACGGTGATCTTCAACGCGCTGGTCATGTTCCTGCTGATCCCGGTGGCGATCCGCGGCGTCTCGACGCGCGCGGCCTCGCCCATGAAGCTGCTGCGCCGCAACGTGATCGTCTTCGGCCTGGGGGGCCTCGCCGTCCCCTTCGTGCTGATCAAGGCGATCGACCTCGTGCTTTTTTACATGGGGCTTTACTGA
- the folK gene encoding 2-amino-4-hydroxy-6-hydroxymethyldihydropteridine diphosphokinase produces MTERSPVTACVGLGANLGDAPAALREAARRIASLPGVLSVRMSSLYRSAPVDAGGPDYTNAAALVETTLPPLELLHGLQQIERELGRVRPPGVHNAPRTIDLDLELYGGLQISLAPELVVPHPRMHERAFVLEPLLELDPEAVIPGRGPARNFLGAVSQQRIERLGSGGRGEGG; encoded by the coding sequence ATGACAGAGCGCTCTCCGGTGACGGCCTGCGTCGGGCTTGGCGCGAACCTCGGCGACGCGCCCGCGGCGCTTCGGGAGGCGGCGCGCCGGATCGCCTCGCTGCCGGGCGTGCTCTCGGTGCGGATGAGCAGCCTCTACCGCAGCGCCCCGGTGGACGCCGGTGGGCCCGACTACACGAACGCGGCGGCCCTGGTCGAGACGACGCTGCCGCCGCTGGAGCTGCTGCACGGCCTGCAGCAGATCGAGCGCGAGCTCGGGCGCGTGAGGCCGCCCGGCGTGCACAACGCGCCGCGGACGATCGACCTGGACCTCGAGCTCTACGGCGGGCTTCAGATCAGCCTCGCGCCGGAGCTTGTCGTGCCGCATCCGAGGATGCACGAGCGGGCCTTCGTGCTCGAGCCGCTGCTCGAGCTCGATCCCGAAGCCGTGATCCCCGGCCGCGGGCCGGCCCGGAATTTCCTCGGAGCCGTGTCGCAGCAGCGGATCGAGCGGCTCGGCAGCGGCGGCCGGGGGGAGGGGGGATGA
- a CDS encoding HdaA/DnaA family protein, producing MAQEQLTLDLQIRPAPSLGNFAVGDNAELVAVLSAVENARPSAQFIYIWGGAGVGRTHLLHAIDPLAGFERVPRFAPGRRIYTVDDVDELSEPEQQQLFDLMNEVHAHPGSGGVPDYCLVTAGSRPPSQMKGRPDVLSRLSWGLVFQVRPLTDEQKDRALAKIARDSRIELPDDARQWLLLHLPRDMGTLTEAVFEVERYALKTSRRVTRALVRQCFAPKRAEEGQDDARPQPSA from the coding sequence ATGGCACAAGAGCAGCTCACACTGGACCTGCAGATCCGGCCGGCGCCGAGTCTTGGCAATTTCGCCGTAGGCGACAACGCTGAGCTCGTCGCCGTGCTCTCCGCAGTCGAGAACGCCCGGCCTTCCGCCCAGTTCATTTACATCTGGGGCGGGGCCGGCGTGGGCCGCACGCACCTTCTGCACGCGATCGATCCCCTCGCGGGATTTGAGCGGGTGCCCCGGTTCGCGCCCGGCAGGCGCATCTACACGGTCGACGACGTCGACGAGCTCTCCGAGCCCGAGCAGCAGCAGCTCTTCGATCTCATGAACGAGGTGCACGCGCACCCCGGCAGCGGCGGGGTTCCGGACTACTGCCTCGTCACGGCGGGCAGCCGCCCGCCCTCCCAGATGAAGGGCCGTCCGGACGTGCTCTCGAGGCTGTCCTGGGGGCTCGTGTTCCAGGTGCGGCCGCTCACCGACGAGCAGAAGGACCGGGCGCTCGCCAAGATCGCCCGCGACAGCAGGATCGAGCTGCCGGACGACGCCCGGCAGTGGCTGCTGCTGCACCTGCCGCGCGACATGGGCACGCTCACCGAGGCGGTGTTCGAGGTGGAGCGCTACGCGCTGAAGACTTCCCGGCGCGTCACCCGCGCGCTCGTGCGCCAGTGCTTCGCCCCGAAGCGCGCGGAGGAAGGCCAGGATGACGCCCGCCCGCAGCCTTCGGCCTGA
- the miaA gene encoding tRNA (adenosine(37)-N6)-dimethylallyltransferase MiaA, with amino-acid sequence MAFDALMILGPTASGKTALALELARRLPAEIVSIDSALVYRGMDVGTAKPTRAERLAVVHHLIDIRDIGEPYSVADFFSDVCRLVPEIRARGRLPVLAGGTMLYANALLRGLSDLPGTDPQVRGEVLREGARRGWEAMHAELARVDPEAAARLKPLDSQRISRALELYRMTGRTMTELLAEHPPKKAPFSFFTAALIPSDRAWLHERIARRFDAMLAAGFLQEVKRLAALPGFDPDSPAMRSVGYRQALEFLGGGVSERQFREKAVAATRQLAKRQITWLRSMPVSAVFDPCAKEAGLKAAGALSGQPWGLPAAADKEKPKA; translated from the coding sequence ATGGCCTTTGACGCTCTGATGATCCTCGGGCCCACCGCAAGCGGCAAGACCGCGCTCGCGCTCGAGCTCGCCCGCCGGCTGCCCGCCGAGATTGTTTCCATCGACTCGGCCCTGGTCTACCGCGGCATGGACGTCGGCACCGCCAAGCCCACGCGCGCGGAGCGCCTCGCCGTGGTCCACCACCTGATCGACATCCGCGACATCGGCGAGCCCTACAGCGTGGCCGATTTCTTTTCCGACGTCTGCCGGCTGGTGCCTGAGATCCGCGCGAGGGGGAGGCTGCCGGTGCTCGCGGGCGGCACCATGCTCTATGCGAACGCGCTGCTGCGCGGGCTCTCGGACCTGCCGGGCACGGACCCGCAGGTGCGCGGGGAGGTTCTCCGGGAAGGCGCGCGGCGCGGCTGGGAGGCGATGCACGCCGAGCTCGCCCGGGTCGACCCCGAGGCGGCCGCGCGGCTCAAGCCCCTGGACAGCCAGAGAATCAGCCGGGCCCTCGAGCTTTACCGGATGACGGGCAGGACGATGACCGAGCTGCTTGCCGAGCACCCCCCGAAAAAGGCGCCGTTCTCGTTTTTCACGGCCGCCCTCATCCCCTCCGACCGGGCCTGGCTGCACGAGCGGATCGCGCGGCGGTTCGACGCGATGCTCGCCGCGGGGTTCCTGCAGGAAGTGAAGAGGCTCGCCGCGTTGCCCGGGTTCGACCCGGACAGCCCCGCCATGCGCTCGGTCGGCTACCGCCAGGCCCTCGAGTTCCTCGGGGGAGGCGTCTCCGAGCGGCAGTTCCGTGAAAAGGCGGTCGCCGCGACGCGCCAGCTGGCCAAGCGGCAGATCACCTGGCTGCGCTCCATGCCCGTCTCGGCCGTCTTCGATCCCTGCGCGAAGGAGGCGGGGCTGAAGGCCGCCGGGGCGCTCTCCGGCCAGCCCTGGGGGCTGCCCGCGGCTGCGGACAAAGAAAAGCCGAAGGCCTGA